A region of Ignatzschineria larvae DSM 13226 DNA encodes the following proteins:
- the aceE gene encoding pyruvate dehydrogenase (acetyl-transferring), homodimeric type: MADQKLLNDIDPLETKDWVDSIESVLEVEGEERAHFLIEKVIERAHRDGVQIPFIGTTEYINTIPADKQPRYPGNSELEHKIRSYIRWNAMAMIVRTNAEDSSLGGHIASYASLATMWEVGFNHFWKGNTDTQDGDLIFFQGHSSPGIYARAFIEGRITEEQMDNFRREVDGKGLSSYPHPWLMKDFWQFPTVSMGLGPMQAIYQARFLKYLHSRGLADTENRKVWCFCGDGEMDEPESLGAISLAGREKLDNLIFVINCNLQRLDGPVRGNGKIIQELESNFRGNNWNVIKLIWGNGWDALLAQDHDGILRRRMMECVDGDYQTYKSRDGAYVREHFFNTPELKAMVAHMSDNDIWRLNRGGHDENKVYAAYDAAVKTVGQPTVILVKTIKGYGMGQDGEAQNVAHQQKSISLESLRRFRDRFEVPISDEDLEAVNFIRPPEGSPELEYLHERRKALGGYVPSRRTQAKEKLTVPKLEAFKPQLEATAEGREISTTMSFVRILNTLVKDKTIGKRVVPILVDESRTFGMEGMFRQLGIWSQAGQQYTPQDAGQLMFYKETKDGQILQEGINEAGGVSSWIAAGTAYSNSNVEMIPFFVCYSMFQMQRTMDLIWAAADQRTRGFLMGGTSGRTTLNGEGLQHEDGHSHILASLIPNCKSYDPALQFELAVIMQDGLRRMVKEQEDIFYYITIMNENYAHPEMPKGVEEDILKGLYLLKAADKGQGPKVRLMGSGTILQEVMHAAELLKNDWKVESDIFSATSFTELARDFNECERQALFHPEKAAPESFVAQKLNHEETPIIVSTDYVRMYAEQVRPAITKAPYRVLGTDGFGRSDTRPQLRKFFEVDRYYITIAALKELADAGTIAKSVVTEAIQKYNIDVNKPNPLWV, translated from the coding sequence ATGGCAGACCAAAAGTTATTGAATGATATTGATCCGTTAGAAACCAAAGATTGGGTCGATTCAATCGAAAGTGTCCTTGAAGTAGAAGGGGAAGAGCGGGCGCATTTTCTCATCGAGAAAGTGATTGAACGCGCCCATCGTGATGGTGTGCAGATCCCTTTTATTGGCACGACTGAATATATCAATACCATTCCGGCAGATAAACAACCTCGTTATCCTGGCAACTCCGAATTAGAGCATAAAATCCGCTCCTATATTCGTTGGAATGCGATGGCGATGATTGTGCGCACCAATGCAGAAGATTCAAGTTTAGGCGGACATATTGCAAGTTACGCCTCTTTGGCAACGATGTGGGAAGTGGGCTTTAACCACTTCTGGAAAGGAAATACTGATACGCAAGATGGTGATTTGATCTTCTTCCAAGGTCACTCAAGCCCAGGTATCTATGCGCGTGCCTTTATTGAAGGGCGCATTACAGAAGAGCAGATGGATAACTTCCGCCGAGAAGTGGATGGTAAAGGTTTATCATCTTATCCGCACCCTTGGCTCATGAAAGATTTTTGGCAATTCCCAACGGTATCAATGGGTTTAGGGCCAATGCAAGCGATCTACCAAGCGCGTTTCTTGAAGTATCTTCATTCTCGTGGATTAGCGGATACTGAAAATCGTAAAGTATGGTGTTTCTGCGGTGATGGTGAGATGGATGAGCCTGAATCACTAGGTGCGATCTCGCTCGCAGGTCGTGAGAAACTCGATAACCTGATCTTTGTGATTAACTGTAACTTACAGCGTCTTGATGGCCCTGTGCGCGGTAATGGTAAAATTATCCAAGAGCTTGAATCAAACTTCCGCGGTAATAACTGGAATGTGATTAAACTTATTTGGGGAAATGGTTGGGATGCCTTATTAGCACAAGATCATGATGGGATCTTACGCCGTCGTATGATGGAATGTGTTGATGGAGATTATCAAACATATAAATCACGTGATGGGGCTTATGTTCGTGAGCATTTCTTCAATACGCCAGAATTAAAAGCGATGGTTGCGCATATGTCAGATAATGATATTTGGCGTTTAAATCGTGGTGGCCATGATGAGAATAAAGTCTATGCAGCTTATGATGCAGCGGTTAAAACAGTAGGTCAACCGACTGTCATTCTGGTAAAAACTATTAAAGGTTACGGGATGGGGCAAGATGGTGAAGCGCAAAACGTGGCGCATCAACAAAAATCTATTAGCCTTGAATCCCTCCGTCGTTTCCGCGACCGTTTTGAAGTGCCAATCTCTGATGAAGATTTAGAGGCAGTGAACTTTATTCGTCCACCTGAAGGGAGCCCTGAACTTGAGTATCTGCATGAGCGTCGTAAAGCATTAGGGGGTTATGTTCCTTCTCGCCGTACACAAGCGAAAGAGAAATTAACAGTCCCTAAGTTAGAAGCCTTCAAACCACAACTTGAAGCGACTGCAGAAGGCCGAGAAATCTCAACAACCATGAGTTTTGTCCGTATCTTGAATACATTAGTGAAGGATAAAACGATTGGTAAGCGTGTAGTGCCTATTCTTGTAGATGAATCTCGAACTTTCGGAATGGAAGGGATGTTCCGTCAGTTAGGTATCTGGTCACAAGCAGGACAACAATATACACCACAAGATGCCGGTCAATTGATGTTCTATAAAGAGACAAAAGATGGACAGATTCTGCAAGAAGGGATCAATGAAGCAGGCGGTGTAAGCTCATGGATTGCGGCAGGAACGGCTTATTCCAATTCTAATGTGGAGATGATTCCATTCTTTGTTTGTTACTCTATGTTCCAAATGCAACGCACTATGGATCTTATCTGGGCGGCAGCAGATCAGCGGACTCGTGGTTTCTTAATGGGCGGTACTTCTGGTCGGACAACGCTTAATGGGGAAGGTTTGCAGCATGAGGATGGTCATAGCCATATCTTAGCGAGTTTGATTCCAAACTGTAAATCCTATGATCCTGCACTTCAGTTTGAATTAGCAGTGATTATGCAAGATGGTTTACGTCGTATGGTGAAAGAACAGGAAGATATCTTCTATTACATTACCATTATGAATGAGAATTATGCACATCCTGAAATGCCAAAAGGTGTGGAAGAAGATATTCTTAAAGGTCTCTATCTACTCAAAGCGGCGGATAAAGGACAAGGCCCGAAAGTACGTTTAATGGGCTCTGGTACAATTCTGCAAGAAGTGATGCATGCCGCTGAGCTTCTTAAAAATGATTGGAAAGTAGAGAGTGATATTTTCAGTGCAACCAGTTTTACCGAGCTTGCACGTGACTTTAATGAGTGTGAACGCCAAGCGCTTTTCCATCCAGAAAAAGCAGCACCTGAATCTTTCGTTGCACAAAAATTGAATCATGAAGAGACACCGATTATTGTGTCAACGGATTATGTGCGGATGTATGCAGAGCAAGTACGCCCGGCAATCACAAAAGCACCTTATCGTGTATTAGGTACGGATGGTTTTGGTCGTTCAGATACGCGTCCACAACTTCGTAAATTCTTTGAAGTCGATCGCTACTATATTACGATTGCAGCGCTCAAAGAGCTTGCTGATGCTGGCACTATTGCTAAATCAGTCGTAACTGAAGCGATTCAGAAATACAACATTGATGTTAATAAACCAAATCCACTTTGGGTGTAG
- the aceF gene encoding dihydrolipoyllysine-residue acetyltransferase: protein MATIELRVPDIGNFDAVDIIEIPVKVGDTVAVDDTLMTLESDKASMDVPAEAAGKIVELLVKVGDQVTTGDLIGRMEVAGDAEAGSVKSDTAQASAETSKTEPAKTESVQAPVAKVAAQSAGEIAEIRIPAVGNNDELDVIDIPVKVGDVVALDDTLATLESDKASMDVPADKAGTITEIALSVGDKVKEGDLVVKIATGGSSAESTSQVAPAAQAPEVKSSDVKATTTSKPDLTAPHKGDEIPVAPPSQVAQATLDISGAHASPSVRAFARELGANLNEVKGSGRNGRILREDVLSYVKGVLSGAQPAVAGKAAVSSNGGGLDLLPWPKVDFTKFGEVEEKPLSRIQKISGANLARNWAMIPHVAQFDEADITDLEALRKQLNKEYEKQGARVTILAFLFKAVVKALQKFPEFNSSLEGDKLILKKYYHIGFAADTPNGLVVPVIRDCDKKGVLEIAAEMRELAGLARDGKLKPDQMTGGCFTISSLGGIGGTNFIPIINAPEVAILGVAKNQIKPVWNGKEFEPRLMIPLSLSYDHRVIDGALGARFIVYLNELLTDMRRMVI, encoded by the coding sequence ATGGCGACAATTGAATTAAGAGTGCCAGATATTGGTAATTTTGATGCCGTAGATATTATCGAAATTCCGGTAAAGGTTGGCGATACAGTAGCAGTCGATGATACGCTCATGACATTAGAATCAGATAAGGCTTCAATGGATGTCCCAGCAGAAGCTGCGGGTAAAATTGTAGAGCTACTTGTCAAAGTAGGTGATCAAGTGACGACGGGAGATCTGATTGGTCGCATGGAAGTAGCAGGAGATGCCGAAGCGGGTTCGGTAAAATCGGATACAGCTCAGGCGTCTGCTGAAACCTCTAAGACTGAACCAGCTAAGACTGAATCAGTTCAAGCACCTGTAGCGAAAGTTGCAGCACAATCAGCTGGTGAAATTGCAGAGATTCGCATTCCTGCTGTCGGAAATAATGATGAGTTAGATGTAATTGATATTCCTGTGAAAGTAGGTGATGTCGTTGCGCTTGATGACACGCTTGCCACATTAGAGTCAGATAAAGCATCAATGGATGTTCCCGCAGATAAAGCCGGTACCATTACTGAGATCGCATTATCTGTCGGTGACAAAGTGAAAGAGGGGGATCTTGTCGTCAAAATTGCGACAGGCGGCTCTTCAGCAGAATCAACGTCTCAAGTTGCGCCCGCGGCACAAGCACCAGAAGTGAAATCTTCTGATGTGAAAGCAACCACTACATCAAAACCTGATTTAACTGCACCCCATAAAGGGGATGAAATTCCTGTCGCGCCACCAAGCCAAGTAGCGCAAGCAACGCTTGATATCAGCGGAGCGCATGCTTCACCTTCTGTGCGTGCTTTTGCTCGTGAATTAGGTGCGAATCTTAATGAGGTGAAAGGTTCAGGACGTAATGGCCGGATTCTTCGTGAAGATGTTTTAAGTTATGTGAAAGGCGTGTTAAGTGGTGCGCAGCCAGCCGTTGCTGGTAAAGCAGCGGTATCTTCTAATGGTGGGGGCTTAGATCTGCTTCCATGGCCAAAAGTAGATTTCACTAAATTTGGAGAAGTAGAAGAGAAACCATTAAGCCGAATTCAAAAAATCTCAGGGGCAAATCTTGCGCGTAACTGGGCGATGATTCCGCATGTGGCACAGTTTGATGAGGCCGATATTACAGATTTAGAAGCACTTCGTAAGCAGCTTAACAAAGAGTATGAAAAACAAGGTGCAAGAGTCACTATTTTAGCGTTCCTCTTCAAGGCTGTTGTGAAAGCATTGCAAAAATTCCCTGAGTTTAATAGTTCATTAGAGGGCGATAAGCTCATTCTCAAAAAATATTATCATATCGGTTTTGCGGCAGATACACCTAATGGTTTAGTGGTGCCGGTGATTCGTGATTGTGATAAAAAAGGTGTCTTAGAGATTGCCGCTGAAATGCGTGAACTTGCAGGGCTTGCACGTGATGGTAAATTGAAGCCTGATCAAATGACGGGTGGATGTTTCACTATCTCATCATTAGGCGGCATCGGTGGAACGAACTTTATTCCGATTATTAACGCACCTGAAGTGGCAATCCTCGGTGTTGCGAAGAATCAAATTAAGCCTGTATGGAATGGTAAAGAGTTTGAACCTCGTTTAATGATTCCATTATCGCTCTCTTACGATCATCGGGTGATCGATGGGGCATTAGGTGCGCGTTTCATCGTTTATCTCAATGAGTTACTTACAGATATGCGTCGCATGGTAATCTAA
- the lpdA gene encoding dihydrolipoyl dehydrogenase: MIIELKIPDIGNFDSVDVIEVLVKPGDTVAIDDTLLTLESDKASMDVPAEKAGTITEVLVSVGDSVSEGTVIAKLEVAEGSSESAAKTDASKVDSVKTEAKSEANVERKAEPAQATHQAATAQADDVVMSTILDPDCDLVVIGGGPGGYSAAFRAADLGLKVILVERYPTIGGVCLNVGCIPSKALLHVVDVMESAKSFADIGITYEAPKVDIDKLRGFKESVVNKLTGGLAGMAKMRKVEIVQGFATFKNDHHLTVALTEGGEREISFNKAIIAAGSSVVKLPFLPEDPRIIDSTGALELQDIPKKLLVIGGGIIGLEMATVYSTLGSEITIAEFADGLVPGADRDLVKVFEKYNKDRFHKVMLKTAVTGAKATDAGIEVTFEGANAPDGPLTFDKVLVAVGRKPNGLTLHAEKAGVNVDERGFISVDKQMRTNVPHIFAIGDIVGQPMLAHKAVHEAHVAAEVCIGEKRFFDAKFVPSVAYTDPEIAWAGLTETEAKAKGIKYEVSVFPWAASGKAIANGRDEGFTKLLYDPESKIILGGAVVGIHAGDLIGEICLAVEMGADSIDIGHTIHPHPTLIESVGMAAENILGACTDLPPQRKK, from the coding sequence ATGATTATTGAGTTAAAAATTCCAGATATCGGCAATTTTGATAGTGTCGATGTGATTGAAGTGCTCGTAAAACCAGGTGATACCGTTGCTATTGATGATACACTTTTAACGCTTGAGTCTGACAAAGCTTCTATGGATGTACCCGCGGAAAAAGCAGGGACGATCACAGAAGTACTAGTTTCTGTGGGTGATTCTGTAAGTGAAGGAACTGTCATTGCTAAATTAGAAGTAGCAGAAGGCTCATCAGAATCGGCTGCTAAAACTGATGCCTCTAAAGTAGATTCAGTTAAAACGGAAGCGAAATCAGAGGCAAATGTAGAGAGAAAAGCAGAACCTGCTCAAGCAACTCATCAAGCGGCAACAGCACAGGCAGATGATGTGGTCATGTCTACGATTTTAGATCCGGATTGTGATCTTGTTGTGATTGGTGGCGGTCCGGGTGGTTATTCTGCAGCTTTTAGAGCGGCTGATTTAGGGCTTAAAGTGATCCTTGTTGAACGATATCCAACCATTGGTGGAGTGTGTTTAAATGTCGGTTGTATTCCCTCTAAAGCATTACTACACGTTGTAGATGTAATGGAATCTGCGAAATCTTTTGCAGATATCGGTATTACTTACGAAGCGCCTAAAGTCGATATTGACAAATTACGAGGCTTTAAAGAGTCGGTTGTTAATAAATTGACGGGCGGTTTAGCAGGAATGGCTAAAATGCGTAAAGTGGAAATTGTTCAAGGGTTTGCAACCTTTAAGAATGATCATCACTTAACCGTTGCCTTGACAGAAGGCGGCGAGCGTGAAATTAGCTTTAATAAGGCAATTATTGCGGCAGGCTCTTCTGTTGTTAAATTGCCTTTCTTGCCAGAAGATCCTCGTATTATCGATTCAACCGGTGCGCTTGAGTTACAAGATATTCCTAAGAAATTATTGGTCATCGGTGGCGGGATCATTGGTCTTGAGATGGCCACGGTCTACTCAACGCTAGGTAGTGAAATCACTATCGCAGAATTTGCAGATGGTTTAGTACCGGGGGCAGATCGTGATTTGGTAAAAGTCTTTGAAAAATATAACAAAGATCGTTTCCATAAAGTGATGCTTAAAACGGCTGTAACGGGTGCAAAAGCAACCGATGCCGGTATTGAAGTAACCTTTGAAGGGGCGAATGCACCTGATGGTCCTTTGACGTTCGATAAGGTGTTAGTGGCAGTCGGTCGTAAGCCAAATGGTTTAACGCTTCATGCCGAGAAAGCGGGTGTGAATGTAGATGAGCGGGGTTTTATCTCTGTTGATAAACAGATGCGAACTAATGTACCTCATATCTTTGCAATTGGAGATATTGTGGGTCAACCTATGCTTGCACATAAGGCTGTTCATGAAGCGCATGTGGCGGCTGAAGTCTGTATCGGTGAGAAACGCTTCTTTGATGCAAAATTTGTACCATCAGTAGCTTATACCGATCCTGAAATTGCTTGGGCGGGTTTAACTGAAACCGAAGCAAAAGCAAAAGGGATTAAGTATGAGGTCTCAGTTTTCCCTTGGGCTGCAAGTGGGAAGGCGATTGCCAATGGTCGTGATGAAGGCTTTACGAAATTGCTTTATGATCCGGAGAGTAAAATTATTCTTGGTGGGGCAGTGGTAGGGATTCATGCCGGCGATTTAATCGGTGAAATCTGTCTTGCTGTTGAAATGGGGGCGGATAGTATTGATATAGGTCATACGATTCATCCTCATCCAACCTTGATTGAATCTGTGGGAATGGCTGCAGAAAATATCCTGGGCGCATGTACTGATCTACCACCACAACGGAAAAAATAG
- the cgtA gene encoding Obg family GTPase CgtA → MKFIDEAKIVVIAGNGGNGCVSFRREKFIPFGGPDGGDGGDGGSVYLKATKGLNTLMTYRYTRTYRAERGEDGAGANRTGKDGEDLYLDVPLGTQVFDDVTNEFIADLTEEGQVVKVAQGGFHGLGNSRYKTSTNRAPRQSKPGSEGDERELRLELKVMADVGLLGLPNAGKSTLIRAISGARPKVADYPFTTLVPSLGVVEIDELRSFVVADIPGLIEGASDGIGLGHQFLKHLSRTSILLHLVDISPSSDSQDPVADYFTILEELKKYSEELHNKPRWLVMNKIDIIPEEEREEAINNFLNAINWDRSVPHFAISAIAKLETRAMCFQIMDEIDQERADEINEYDEKAKKAIIKERDKLLTEEEYYAMMNEEK, encoded by the coding sequence ATGAAATTTATTGATGAAGCAAAAATCGTAGTCATCGCCGGCAATGGTGGCAACGGTTGCGTCAGCTTTAGACGCGAAAAATTTATCCCTTTCGGGGGCCCTGATGGTGGCGATGGTGGTGATGGTGGCAGTGTCTATCTGAAAGCGACAAAAGGCCTCAATACCTTAATGACATATCGCTATACACGCACCTATCGTGCCGAGCGTGGCGAGGATGGTGCAGGAGCAAATCGTACCGGTAAAGATGGTGAAGATCTCTACTTAGATGTACCACTAGGTACTCAAGTATTTGACGATGTCACAAATGAATTTATTGCGGACTTAACGGAAGAGGGTCAAGTCGTCAAAGTTGCACAAGGCGGTTTCCATGGATTAGGCAACTCTCGCTATAAAACCTCTACCAACCGTGCACCAAGACAATCTAAACCCGGTTCTGAAGGTGATGAACGGGAACTACGTTTAGAGCTCAAAGTGATGGCTGATGTCGGATTATTAGGATTACCCAATGCTGGTAAATCCACCTTAATTCGGGCAATCTCCGGCGCTCGCCCTAAAGTGGCCGATTATCCATTTACGACTCTAGTACCAAGCCTTGGTGTTGTTGAAATTGATGAGCTTCGGAGCTTTGTCGTAGCCGATATTCCTGGTCTTATTGAAGGGGCATCTGATGGTATTGGTCTTGGTCATCAATTCTTAAAACATTTAAGCCGAACCTCAATTCTACTACATTTAGTCGATATCTCACCTTCTAGCGATTCTCAAGATCCTGTTGCAGATTACTTCACTATTTTAGAAGAACTCAAAAAATATAGTGAAGAACTTCATAATAAACCCCGTTGGTTAGTCATGAATAAGATCGATATTATTCCTGAGGAAGAACGCGAAGAAGCCATTAATAATTTCTTAAATGCGATCAATTGGGATCGTTCAGTCCCGCATTTTGCAATTTCTGCTATTGCTAAGCTAGAAACTCGCGCAATGTGCTTCCAGATCATGGATGAAATTGATCAAGAACGAGCTGATGAGATTAATGAGTATGATGAGAAAGCCAAAAAAGCAATCATCAAAGAACGGGATAAGCTACTTACTGAAGAGGAGTACTATGCGATGATGAATGAAGAGAAGTAG
- the rpmA gene encoding 50S ribosomal protein L27: MAQKKGVGSSRNGRDSESKRLGVKRFGGELVTAGSIIVRQRGTRFHAGLNVGVGKDHTLFAKTDGHVTFETKGLGKRKYVSIDPVA, translated from the coding sequence ATGGCACAGAAGAAAGGTGTTGGTTCGAGCCGTAACGGTCGTGACTCAGAAAGTAAACGTCTTGGAGTAAAGCGTTTTGGTGGTGAGCTTGTAACAGCTGGTTCAATCATTGTTCGTCAACGTGGTACACGTTTTCATGCAGGATTAAATGTAGGTGTTGGTAAAGATCACACACTTTTTGCAAAAACTGATGGTCATGTAACATTCGAAACCAAAGGTTTAGGCAAGCGTAAATATGTAAGCATCGATCCAGTTGCTTAA
- the rplU gene encoding 50S ribosomal protein L21, protein MYAVIRTGGKQYRVAEGQILRIEKIEGAEEGSNIELNDVLLVSANGNLTVGTPVVAGAKVTAEVKKQGRTRKIDIIKFRRRKHYRHHAGHRQHFTEIKITGISA, encoded by the coding sequence ATGTATGCAGTAATTAGAACGGGCGGTAAACAATATCGCGTTGCGGAAGGTCAAATCCTCCGTATTGAAAAAATCGAAGGCGCAGAAGAAGGCTCAAACATCGAATTAAATGATGTTCTTCTTGTAAGTGCAAATGGTAACTTAACTGTCGGTACTCCTGTGGTAGCCGGTGCTAAAGTAACTGCGGAAGTTAAAAAACAAGGTCGTACTCGTAAAATCGACATTATTAAATTCCGTCGTCGTAAGCACTATCGCCATCATGCAGGTCATCGCCAGCATTTTACAGAAATTAAAATCACTGGCATTAGCGCTTAA
- a CDS encoding PulJ/GspJ family protein, producing MKNSYRSRESGQSLLSMLVGLALFAIILLMVSMITRSWMMQTLLLKQEVELLDSLVATEDLLRKEFETLLFAPYCPSLLPSYSSMMLGVSVDKQYRNLLQQSLLISSPMPAHKVKVLNLHKLQGRGSGQYSPEPMKKLQRLVEGSELFYLIGLKETGLSMQGTKIQGDMPASLIGIRGAYFYLTDCRSSMLLSANRKDEGFELSAVDLELITQLFDQKKLQIYVMQEYLVYLQIRDQESFLVIDYMDGQAFYRAPYIVDMNLQLQNGVLTVLLVSGLTRRAPAKNIVEDFYGRTIENGWNINVWPIEISLE from the coding sequence ATGAAGAATTCGTATCGGAGTAGAGAGTCGGGGCAGAGCTTACTCTCAATGCTTGTCGGATTGGCGCTGTTCGCGATTATTCTTTTAATGGTATCGATGATTACTCGCAGTTGGATGATGCAGACCCTATTACTTAAACAAGAGGTTGAATTATTGGATTCGCTAGTGGCGACAGAGGATCTTCTACGTAAGGAATTTGAAACTCTGTTATTTGCTCCATATTGCCCATCTTTACTGCCTTCTTATTCGTCGATGATGCTTGGGGTGAGCGTTGATAAACAATATCGTAATCTTTTACAACAAAGCCTTTTAATATCTTCACCAATGCCTGCTCATAAAGTGAAGGTGCTTAATTTGCATAAATTACAAGGTCGGGGAAGTGGGCAATATTCTCCTGAGCCAATGAAGAAGTTGCAACGTTTAGTGGAGGGGAGTGAGCTTTTTTATCTCATTGGTCTTAAAGAGACCGGTCTATCTATGCAAGGCACAAAAATTCAAGGAGATATGCCCGCTTCGCTCATCGGAATACGAGGAGCTTATTTTTATTTGACGGATTGTCGTAGCAGTATGTTGTTGTCGGCCAATCGTAAAGATGAGGGGTTTGAATTATCGGCTGTTGATTTAGAGTTGATTACTCAATTGTTTGATCAGAAAAAGTTGCAGATTTATGTAATGCAAGAATATCTCGTATATCTACAAATTCGGGATCAGGAGAGCTTTTTGGTCATAGATTATATGGATGGTCAGGCTTTTTATCGAGCGCCTTATATTGTGGATATGAATCTGCAATTACAAAATGGTGTATTGACGGTTTTATTGGTGTCCGGCCTTACAAGAAGGGCGCCGGCTAAAAATATTGTAGAAGATTTTTATGGGCGAACTATTGAAAATGGTTGGAATATCAATGTTTGGCCTATTGAGATTTCCTTGGAATAG
- the fdhD gene encoding formate dehydrogenase accessory sulfurtransferase FdhD has protein sequence MTKDKTAFFETVNVQRYRAGEWRMVKDDVLIERPVSLIYNGMPHVVIMCTPQDLIDFIYGFSLTEGIVMSRDDIRSIDIHPKPLGVEARVEVTPLCMFRIEGRKRQMSARTGCGICGLDTLTDVVREQKPIDFDFKINEVAIDKALGDATDAQIMNQKTGGAHAAFFVASDGVIMLMREDVGRHVALDKLIGGMIQQNIDPKSGFILTTSRASFEMIQKAVAARVGLLVTMSAPTSMAIDLAHEMNLKLAAFSRVGKINLY, from the coding sequence ATGACAAAAGATAAAACAGCTTTTTTTGAAACAGTCAATGTTCAGCGTTATCGCGCTGGAGAATGGCGGATGGTGAAAGATGACGTGTTAATAGAACGTCCAGTATCGCTTATTTATAATGGTATGCCGCATGTTGTCATTATGTGTACGCCGCAAGACTTAATAGATTTTATCTATGGGTTTTCTCTAACTGAAGGTATTGTTATGAGTCGAGATGATATTCGCTCTATCGATATTCATCCTAAGCCATTAGGCGTTGAAGCGCGCGTTGAGGTTACCCCTCTCTGTATGTTCCGTATTGAGGGACGAAAGCGACAGATGAGTGCACGAACAGGGTGCGGTATTTGCGGTTTAGATACATTGACTGATGTGGTGAGAGAACAAAAGCCTATTGATTTCGATTTTAAAATAAATGAGGTTGCGATTGATAAAGCGTTGGGTGATGCTACGGATGCGCAGATTATGAATCAAAAGACGGGTGGGGCGCATGCAGCTTTCTTTGTCGCAAGTGATGGTGTAATTATGTTAATGCGAGAAGATGTCGGTCGGCATGTGGCACTCGATAAGCTGATAGGTGGGATGATACAGCAGAATATAGATCCTAAAAGTGGTTTTATCTTGACCACTTCTCGGGCAAGCTTTGAGATGATACAGAAAGCTGTTGCTGCGCGGGTGGGGTTATTGGTAACAATGTCAGCACCCACTTCTATGGCGATTGATCTAGCGCATGAAATGAATTTGAAACTTGCCGCTTTTAGTCGAGTCGGTAAAATTAATCTTTATTAA
- the rpsL gene encoding 30S ribosomal protein S12 translates to MVTVNQLIRRPRGTKADKSDVPALEGSPQRRGVCTRVYTATPKKPNSAMRKVCRVRLTNGYEVSSYIGGEGHNLQEHSVVLVRGGRVKDLPGVRYHVVRGALDSQGVDKRRKGRSKYGAKKPKA, encoded by the coding sequence ATGGTAACAGTTAATCAGTTAATCCGCCGTCCGCGCGGAACGAAAGCTGATAAATCTGACGTTCCTGCACTTGAGGGTTCACCTCAACGTCGTGGAGTGTGTACAAGGGTTTATACAGCAACACCTAAAAAACCTAACTCTGCTATGCGTAAAGTATGTCGTGTTCGTTTAACTAACGGATATGAAGTGTCTAGCTACATCGGTGGTGAAGGCCATAACTTACAAGAGCACAGTGTTGTTTTAGTACGTGGTGGAAGAGTAAAAGACCTTCCAGGGGTTCGTTATCACGTTGTTCGTGGTGCATTGGACTCGCAAGGTGTTGATAAACGCCGTAAAGGTCGTTCAAAATATGGTGCTAAGAAGCCTAAAGCTTAA
- the rpsG gene encoding 30S ribosomal protein S7 produces the protein MSRRREVPKREILPDAMYGDVMLAKFINMVMVSGKKSIAERIMYGALDIVKEKGHENPVEALEQALENVRPKVEVKSRRVGGATYQVPVEVRATRRDALAMRWMVDAARKRSEKSMVRRMGAEILDALENRGAAVRKREDMHRMAEANKAFSHFRW, from the coding sequence ATGTCTAGAAGAAGAGAAGTCCCAAAACGCGAGATTTTGCCTGATGCAATGTATGGCGATGTAATGCTTGCGAAGTTTATTAATATGGTGATGGTTTCTGGTAAGAAATCGATCGCTGAGCGAATCATGTATGGCGCATTAGATATCGTTAAAGAGAAAGGCCACGAAAATCCTGTTGAAGCCTTAGAGCAGGCTTTAGAAAATGTTCGACCAAAAGTTGAAGTTAAGTCAAGACGCGTTGGTGGTGCAACTTATCAGGTTCCTGTAGAGGTTCGTGCCACAAGACGTGATGCCTTAGCTATGCGCTGGATGGTAGATGCGGCTAGAAAACGTTCTGAAAAATCAATGGTTCGTCGTATGGGTGCTGAAATTTTAGATGCACTTGAGAATCGTGGTGCTGCGGTGAGAAAAAGAGAAGATATGCACCGTATGGCAGAAGCAAACAAGGCGTTCTCACATTTCCGCTGGTAA